From Verrucomicrobiia bacterium, a single genomic window includes:
- a CDS encoding EthD family reductase, which produces MVRLLVLYGHPKDPAAFDHYYAEAHIPIAKRMKGLRKWTIGKVTGTPDDKPSPYYYVADLYMESRAEFEALLASPEGQAAVADVPKYATGGVTFLYTDIEEVL; this is translated from the coding sequence ATGGTGCGTCTCCTCGTCCTGTATGGGCATCCGAAGGACCCCGCCGCCTTCGACCATTACTATGCCGAAGCCCACATCCCCATCGCGAAAAGGATGAAGGGCCTCCGCAAGTGGACCATCGGCAAGGTGACGGGCACGCCCGACGACAAACCCAGTCCGTACTACTACGTCGCCGACCTCTACATGGAGAGCCGCGCCGAGTTCGAAGCACTCCTCGCCTCGCCCGAGGGTCAGGCCGCTGTCGCCGATGTCCCGAAGTACGCAACCGGCGGCGTGACCTTCCTGTACACTGACATCGAGGAGGTTCTTTGA